Part of the Citrobacter sp. Marseille-Q6884 genome, AGGATCGTCATATGTTCATCAATGGCGATGATGTTGCGCTGCTTGAGATCGCTCTCATCCCATTGATAGTGGAAGTGGAAAATCACAGATATTATTTCAAGTGATTGATTAAAGAAAATATTATCGGCGGCAGAGAGCAGTAGCGCATGGAATTCCCGGTCTAACTGCGAGAACATACGAAAGCTGCTGCCGATGCTGTCGCGCAGTACACGATGGCGCTCCAGCAATGTTTTCGCCTGTAGCCAACGAGGATCCTCATCGGGCAGGTTCAGGAAATGCTGCAGCGAATGCGTTTCCAGCATCTCTCTCAATTCGAACAGTTGCTCTGCATAGGCCTGATCAAATTGCTTCATGCTCCACTGACCGCGCTTTTCATTTTTGATCAGGTTGTAACGCTCGAATTTTAAAAGATATTCCCGCACTACCACCGGACTTACCCCCGCGGCTCTGGCGAGTTGCAGTTCGGAGAAACTCTCACCAGCCCGTAACTGACGCTGGTTGATCATGGTGAAAAAAGCGTGCTCAAAAATACGGTTTTGCTCGGTCATTGAGGCTGTTGTACATGAAAAACCGTCGTCGTGATCGGGTTTACGCACGATAACGTAGTGGCTCCCCACCTGCGTCAATACGCCGCACTCGCCCAGATGGCTCAGCATATGGCGTACCGTGGTGCGACTGATGTTGTACATCTCCGCCAGTGCGCTTTGTGAGGGCAGCGGGGAGGGGATATGGCCGCGCGCCATATCGTCGATCATCTGGTTAATCACATTGTGGCGTAGGTTCTGCGAACGGCTCATGGTGTCTCCTTTTTGCGTATTAAAACCCGATTTAAAACATTTTTATGCGTCGGGATTCACAGATTATGTTTCCGGTTTCTCCGGCTTTTTTATTTTCATCGATATCTGAGGCAACAAAAAAACAGGAGAGCAGAATCATGTCTACGATGAATACGTTGATTTGCCAGGAACCCAAGAAATTAGTCTGGAAAGAACGTGAAATACCTATTCCGGGTGAGGGTGAAGCATTAATAAAAATTAAGTCTGTCGGAATTTGCGGAACCGATATTCATGCCTGGGGCGGTAATCAACCTTTTTTTAGTTATCCACGTGTATTAGGTCATGAAATATGCGGAGAAATTGTTGGGCTGGGTAAAAATATACAAAATATGAAAACAGGCCAGCAGGTAGCCGTTATTCCTTACGTTGCATGTCAGCAGTGCCCGGCGTGCCAGAGCGGGCGGACGAACTGCTGCGAAAAGATCTCAGTGATAGGCGTACATCAGGACGGCGGTTTCAGCGAATATTTATCCGTTCCGGTCACAAACCTGCTGGATGCACAAGGGATTGACCCGCATGCGGCGGCGTTGATTGAACCTTATGCCATCAGCGCACATGCGGTACGCCGGGCAGCGGTTGCCCCTGGCGAGCAGGTACTTGTCGTGGGCGCGGGGCCGATTGGGCTCGGTGCGGCGGCCATTGCCAAAGCTGATGGCGCACAGGTTGTTGTCGCAGATACCAGCCCCGCACGGAGAGAGCATGTGATTTCCCGCCTGGAACTTCCGGTGCTTGATCCTGCAGCCGACGATTTTGAGGCGCAGTTGCGCGCACAATTTGACGGTTCGCTGGCGCAAAAAGTCATTGATGCAACGGGTAATCAGCATGCAATGAACAATACGGTGAATTTAATTCGCCACGGCGGCAGCATTGTGTTTGTTGGCCTGTTCAAGGGCGATTTGCAGTTCTCCGATCCTGAGTTTCACAAAAAAGAGACCACCATGATGGGCAGTCGCAACGCCACGCCGGAGGATTTCGCGAAAGTCGGTCGTTTGATGTCAGAAGGGAAGTTGACCGCGGAAATGATGCTCACGCACCGTTATCCTTTTGCGACCCTGGCGGAGATTTACGAACAGGATGTGATTAACAACCGTGAGCTGATCAAAGGCGTGATCACGTTCTGATAAGGAGTGTGCGATGAAGACATTGAATCGACGTGATTTTCCAGGCGCATGCTATCCGACGCGGGTGATCCAGTTTGGTGAAGGCAACTTCCTGCGTGCGTTTGTTGACTGGCAACTGGATATCCTGAATGAGAAGACGGATCTTCAGGCCGGTGTGACGATTGTGCGTCCGATTAATAGCGATTTTCCCCCTTCGCTAAATACTCAGGATGGTCTGTATACCACGCTTATTCGTGGGTTAAATGAGCAGGGTGAGGCGGTTAGCGAAGCGCGCTTGATCCGCTCGGTGAACAATGAAATTAACCCGTATCAGGATTTTGCGGCGTATCTGGCGCTGGCGCACAATCCGGATATCCGCTTCGTGTTTTCAAACACCACCGAAGCGGGGATTAGCTATCACGCTGGCGATAGCGTAGATGATGCACCGCCAGTCAGTTTTCCGGCCAAACTGACGCGCCTGCTGTTGGAACGTTTTCATCGTTTTGAGGGGGCAGTGGATAAGGGCTGGGTGATTATCCCGTGTGAGCTTATCGACTATAACGGTGAGGCGCTCAAAACGCTGGTGCTGCAGTATGCCCAGGAGTGGCAGCTTCCCCCGGCGTTTGCGGATTGGGTGGAAACGGCCAATACGTTCTGTTCAACGTTGGTAGACCGAATTGTGACCGGCTATCCACGCGAAGAAGCCGCTGCGATTGAGGCTACGCTGGGGTATCACGACGCCTTTCTGGATACTGCTGAACACTTTTACCTGTTTGTCATTCAGGGGCCGACATGGCTGTCTGAGGAACTGAAACTGGCGGAATGCCCGCTGAATATCCGTGTGGTGAACGACATTAAGCCATACAAGGAACGCAAGGTTGCCATTCTCAATGGGGCGCATACCGCGCTGGTGCCCGTTGCCTGGCTGTGTGATCTTGAGACCGTCGGTGAGGCGATGCAGGATGCTGATGTCCGCCACTTTGTCGAGCAGGCGATTGGGCAAGAAATTATCCCGGTGTTGGATCTACCCGCGGATGAGCTACGTGAATTTGCCGGGGCGGTCAGCGGACGTTTTCAGAATCCCTATATTCGGCATCAGCTTCTCTCCATCGCGCTTAATGGGATGACAAAATTTCGTACTCGCATTTTGCCGCAGTTGTTGGCTGGACAGCAGAACGCACACTGGCCGGTACGGCTGACGTTTGCACTGGCTGCACTCATCGCGTTTTATCGTGGGGAGCGTGCGGGAGAACGCTATCCCTTGCAGGATGATGAACAGTGGATCCGCCGGTATGCCGATCTTTGGCCGCGTGTCGGCAATGACCTGACGCTGCGTGAGCTGGTGGATGCGGTGCTCTGCGATAACGAGCACTGGGGCGAGGATCTCTCGTTGCGCCCTGGGTTGGCCGGGCAGGTGACGGCAAACCTGGCGCTCATTCTGGATCAGGGAATGCGCCAGGCGGTGAAGAGTCTCAATTAAAGTTGCCATGCAGCGCCCGGGGTGGTGTTGGGCGCTGTTTTTTTTCCTGGCAAAAGAGGGATTGATGTAGGCCCGAAGGTTTATCCCTGCACGTCCACGACTTTGATTTCTACCATCCCGATCCCGAGCTTACGCGGCGAGTGACCCAAAATGTTACCCTCGTTGGTGGCAACCGGATCGGGAGGGACAATCACCAGCGTGTCGGCGTTTGTCGGGTTATCAAAACGCAACGTGGTAGTACTGACATCATGGCTTAACGTCAGCATCTGCTCCTCGTTGCCGACACGAACGGGAATCGGGCGATTAGCGTTGTCACCGAAAGCCTTGGCGGTGATGACCAGATCAAATTTCTTCGGTAACGGCGCTTTGTATTCGATTTTCACCTCTTCGCTCAGCTGCGCATTGGACCAGCGTCCCCAGGATTCGGGGCGTGAAATCCCACTGAATTGTCTGACCTCTTCCGGGGCTCCGGCCACGTTAAAGATGAAACTGTCAGCTTTGTAGCGAATATCGTTATCGACAATTTTTAGCGTATCAACGTTGCCTTTGTAGCGCTCGATGTCGATGACCGTATCTTTAAATACGGTCTTACCTTTCCATTTGGCTTTATCGACGTGTTGCACGATCTG contains:
- a CDS encoding GntR family transcriptional regulator — encoded protein: MSRSQNLRHNVINQMIDDMARGHIPSPLPSQSALAEMYNISRTTVRHMLSHLGECGVLTQVGSHYVIVRKPDHDDGFSCTTASMTEQNRIFEHAFFTMINQRQLRAGESFSELQLARAAGVSPVVVREYLLKFERYNLIKNEKRGQWSMKQFDQAYAEQLFELREMLETHSLQHFLNLPDEDPRWLQAKTLLERHRVLRDSIGSSFRMFSQLDREFHALLLSAADNIFFNQSLEIISVIFHFHYQWDESDLKQRNIIAIDEHMTILSALICRSDLDATLALCNHLNSAKQSMIRSINQSSHSAH
- a CDS encoding zinc-binding alcohol dehydrogenase family protein — its product is MSTMNTLICQEPKKLVWKEREIPIPGEGEALIKIKSVGICGTDIHAWGGNQPFFSYPRVLGHEICGEIVGLGKNIQNMKTGQQVAVIPYVACQQCPACQSGRTNCCEKISVIGVHQDGGFSEYLSVPVTNLLDAQGIDPHAAALIEPYAISAHAVRRAAVAPGEQVLVVGAGPIGLGAAAIAKADGAQVVVADTSPARREHVISRLELPVLDPAADDFEAQLRAQFDGSLAQKVIDATGNQHAMNNTVNLIRHGGSIVFVGLFKGDLQFSDPEFHKKETTMMGSRNATPEDFAKVGRLMSEGKLTAEMMLTHRYPFATLAEIYEQDVINNRELIKGVITF
- a CDS encoding tagaturonate reductase, with the translated sequence MKTLNRRDFPGACYPTRVIQFGEGNFLRAFVDWQLDILNEKTDLQAGVTIVRPINSDFPPSLNTQDGLYTTLIRGLNEQGEAVSEARLIRSVNNEINPYQDFAAYLALAHNPDIRFVFSNTTEAGISYHAGDSVDDAPPVSFPAKLTRLLLERFHRFEGAVDKGWVIIPCELIDYNGEALKTLVLQYAQEWQLPPAFADWVETANTFCSTLVDRIVTGYPREEAAAIEATLGYHDAFLDTAEHFYLFVIQGPTWLSEELKLAECPLNIRVVNDIKPYKERKVAILNGAHTALVPVAWLCDLETVGEAMQDADVRHFVEQAIGQEIIPVLDLPADELREFAGAVSGRFQNPYIRHQLLSIALNGMTKFRTRILPQLLAGQQNAHWPVRLTFALAALIAFYRGERAGERYPLQDDEQWIRRYADLWPRVGNDLTLRELVDAVLCDNEHWGEDLSLRPGLAGQVTANLALILDQGMRQAVKSLN